A window from Bufo bufo chromosome 1, aBufBuf1.1, whole genome shotgun sequence encodes these proteins:
- the LOC120986837 gene encoding DET1- and DDB1-associated protein 1-like, translating into MACFLKDLPSHNQRNFTGFQSESACTEKRLQVHLPTSETASRQAIVTDQEHILLRYLRRQERKAGKKRSQSPTELGETSVRPPKIARIDSQEMN; encoded by the coding sequence ATGGCGTGTTTTTTAAAAGACCTTCCATCCCACAATCAGAGAAACTTTACCGGATTCCAGTCAGAATCTGCCTGTACAGAGAAGCGGCTGCAGGTCCACCTGCCCACCTCAGAGACCGCCTCGCGGCAGGCCATAGTCACGGACCAGGAGCACATACTTCTTCGCTATCTCCGGAGGCAAGAGAGGAAAGCTGGCAAGAAAAGAAGCCAGAGCCCTACAGAACTAGGGGAGACGTCTGTGCGCCCGCCAAAGATTGCCCGAATTGATAGCCAAGAAATGAATTAA
- the PIH1D2 gene encoding PIH1 domain-containing protein 2 isoform X1, protein MPIFFTRVQNTLKRFALALKNRPFFRNAHPHLVRPSHSDARVKEAVFYYRLQTVFFLFYFPPEIKMDMKMTPEQLLSQVNQLWSMLDDMAETSPQSYQKFIQRHLEEGKECMVPAEPHLCLQTKILDPEERLLFINICGWKRVPPPESDGHPVPLIAGKLKDLSEGAVISIAYSPEVLTKADKDPVERDQLIRLAMKYIEQQHKVTLCHSYHITPFSLKGTVQQMRSGLEGIGKKPKKTKGKTEDVSDRSLLEQLRNITVTGEEKEEPKNPIEIMTESKSKPRAGLIEVISSAELSEEHLPPPPQCELSVIKDESGTPQKLVVTAQLQGVRSVSSCELNVSKDDLLLEVPGKYRLHLDLPELVNEETVTAKYSKANGALTVTMYVL, encoded by the exons atgccgatttttttcacgcgcgtgcaaaacacattaaaacgctttgcactcgcgctgaaaaatcgcccatttttccgcaacgcacacccgcatcttgtccggccctcacacagcGACGCCCGCGTGAAAGAGGCCGTTTTCTACTACAGGCTTCAGaccgtattttttttgttttattttccccCAGAAATCAAGatggatatgaaaatgaccccagAGCAGCTGCTGTCTCAGGTCAACCAGTTGTGGAGCATGCTGGACGACATGGCGGAGACCAGTCCTCAGAGCTACCAGAAGTTCATACAGCGACATCTGGAGGAGGGGAAGGAGTGCATGGTGCCGGCTGAACCCCACCTCTGCCTGCAGACTAAAATACTG GATCCGGAGGAACGGTTATTATTTATTAACATTTGTGGATGGAAAAGGGTCCCACCTCCTGAATCTGATGGCCATCCCGTGCCTCTCATAGCTGGGAAGTTAAAGGACCTGTCTGAAGGAGCAG TCATTAGCATTGCCTACAGCCCAGAGGTCCTGACGAAAGCTGACAAAGACCCCGTGGAACGGGACCAGCTCATCCGCCTCGCAATGAAGTACATAGAGCAACAGCACAAAGTCACCCTCTGCCATTCTTACCATATTACACCATTCAGTCTGAAGGGCACCGTACAGCAAATGAGGAGCGGCTTAGAGGGAATTGGAAAGAAGCCAAAAAAGACAAAGGGGAAAACAGAAGACG TCTCTGACAGATCATTACTGGAACAGCTAAGAAACATAACGGTGACAGGAGAGGAAAAGGAGGAACCGAAAAACCCCATAGAGATAATGACGGAGAGCAAGAGCAAACCGAGAGCAGGTCTGATAGAAGTCATCTCCAGCGCAGAGCTGAGCGAGGAACACCTGCCGCCTCCGCCACAGTGTGAACTGTCTGTAATAAAGGACGAGTCCGGGACCCCACAGAAACTGGTTGTGACGGCTCAGTTACAAGGGGTGCGCTCTGTATCCAGCTGTGAGCTAAATGTGTCCAAG GATGATTTACTGCTTGAAGTCCCTGGAAAATACAGATTACATCTAGATCTGCCTGAGCTGGTCAACGAAGAAACCGTCACTGCCAAGTACAGCAAAGCAAATGGCGCGCTGACTGTGACTATGTATGTACTATAG
- the PIH1D2 gene encoding PIH1 domain-containing protein 2 isoform X2, which translates to MDMKMTPEQLLSQVNQLWSMLDDMAETSPQSYQKFIQRHLEEGKECMVPAEPHLCLQTKILDPEERLLFINICGWKRVPPPESDGHPVPLIAGKLKDLSEGAVISIAYSPEVLTKADKDPVERDQLIRLAMKYIEQQHKVTLCHSYHITPFSLKGTVQQMRSGLEGIGKKPKKTKGKTEDVSDRSLLEQLRNITVTGEEKEEPKNPIEIMTESKSKPRAGLIEVISSAELSEEHLPPPPQCELSVIKDESGTPQKLVVTAQLQGVRSVSSCELNVSKDDLLLEVPGKYRLHLDLPELVNEETVTAKYSKANGALTVTMYVL; encoded by the exons atggatatgaaaatgaccccagAGCAGCTGCTGTCTCAGGTCAACCAGTTGTGGAGCATGCTGGACGACATGGCGGAGACCAGTCCTCAGAGCTACCAGAAGTTCATACAGCGACATCTGGAGGAGGGGAAGGAGTGCATGGTGCCGGCTGAACCCCACCTCTGCCTGCAGACTAAAATACTG GATCCGGAGGAACGGTTATTATTTATTAACATTTGTGGATGGAAAAGGGTCCCACCTCCTGAATCTGATGGCCATCCCGTGCCTCTCATAGCTGGGAAGTTAAAGGACCTGTCTGAAGGAGCAG TCATTAGCATTGCCTACAGCCCAGAGGTCCTGACGAAAGCTGACAAAGACCCCGTGGAACGGGACCAGCTCATCCGCCTCGCAATGAAGTACATAGAGCAACAGCACAAAGTCACCCTCTGCCATTCTTACCATATTACACCATTCAGTCTGAAGGGCACCGTACAGCAAATGAGGAGCGGCTTAGAGGGAATTGGAAAGAAGCCAAAAAAGACAAAGGGGAAAACAGAAGACG TCTCTGACAGATCATTACTGGAACAGCTAAGAAACATAACGGTGACAGGAGAGGAAAAGGAGGAACCGAAAAACCCCATAGAGATAATGACGGAGAGCAAGAGCAAACCGAGAGCAGGTCTGATAGAAGTCATCTCCAGCGCAGAGCTGAGCGAGGAACACCTGCCGCCTCCGCCACAGTGTGAACTGTCTGTAATAAAGGACGAGTCCGGGACCCCACAGAAACTGGTTGTGACGGCTCAGTTACAAGGGGTGCGCTCTGTATCCAGCTGTGAGCTAAATGTGTCCAAG GATGATTTACTGCTTGAAGTCCCTGGAAAATACAGATTACATCTAGATCTGCCTGAGCTGGTCAACGAAGAAACCGTCACTGCCAAGTACAGCAAAGCAAATGGCGCGCTGACTGTGACTATGTATGTACTATAG